From the genome of Geothrix sp. 21YS21S-4, one region includes:
- a CDS encoding pirin family protein: MITLRRAQDRGHFDFGWLDTRHTFSFGEYFDPEHSGFRALRVLNEDRVQPGKGFGTHSHRDMEILTWVISGALAHGDSLGTRGVIRPGEVQLMSAGTGIRHSETNPSDAEPVHFLQIWIVPASEGLPPRYDQKMFPEADLKNRLRLIAGPEAEEGAAKVVQDVKIYAARLDPGAEVRADLAAGRAGFLHVASGTVSLQGAALRAGDGARIEGEPSVAVIGETAAEILFFDLA; encoded by the coding sequence ATGATCACGCTGCGTCGCGCCCAGGACCGGGGACACTTCGATTTCGGGTGGCTGGACACCCGGCACACCTTCTCGTTCGGGGAGTATTTCGATCCCGAGCACAGCGGTTTCCGCGCCCTGCGGGTGCTGAACGAGGATCGCGTCCAGCCGGGGAAGGGCTTCGGCACCCATTCGCACCGGGACATGGAGATCCTCACGTGGGTGATCTCCGGTGCCCTGGCGCACGGTGACAGCCTCGGCACGCGCGGAGTGATCCGGCCCGGCGAGGTCCAGCTCATGAGCGCGGGCACCGGCATCCGCCACAGCGAAACCAATCCCTCGGACGCGGAGCCGGTCCACTTCCTCCAGATCTGGATCGTCCCCGCGTCGGAAGGCCTTCCGCCCCGCTACGACCAGAAGATGTTCCCGGAAGCCGATTTGAAGAATCGTCTGCGGCTGATCGCCGGTCCGGAGGCTGAGGAGGGGGCCGCGAAGGTGGTCCAGGACGTGAAGATCTATGCCGCGCGGTTGGATCCCGGGGCGGAGGTGAGGGCGGACTTGGCCGCTGGTCGCGCGGGCTTCCTCCACGTGGCTTCCGGAACGGTCTCCCTGCAGGGCGCCGCGCTCCGCGCCGGGGATGGCGCCCGCATCGAGGGGGAACCCTCCGTGGCCGTGATCGGGGAAACCGCCGCCGAAATCCTGTTCTTCGACCTCGCCTGA
- a CDS encoding universal stress protein, whose product MIARVLVGVDFSEASRQALERAGGWAERLGVPLVAMHVLQPPAPMLPEAQIALPDPAWLQTMEDHAREQLESWTKPYPDATVAVTWGGPAEELVAAADSRTLLVVAQVGHSTLERLLFGSTAARAVRLAPCDVLVVRTEQNRAPKK is encoded by the coding sequence ATGATCGCGCGCGTGCTGGTGGGAGTGGATTTTTCCGAAGCGTCCAGGCAGGCCCTGGAGCGGGCCGGAGGCTGGGCCGAGCGGCTGGGCGTCCCGCTGGTGGCCATGCACGTCCTCCAGCCGCCGGCTCCCATGCTGCCCGAAGCCCAGATCGCCCTGCCCGACCCCGCCTGGCTCCAGACGATGGAGGACCATGCCCGCGAGCAGCTCGAGAGCTGGACCAAGCCCTACCCCGACGCCACGGTCGCCGTCACCTGGGGCGGCCCCGCGGAGGAACTGGTGGCCGCCGCGGATTCCCGCACCCTCCTGGTGGTGGCCCAGGTCGGCCATTCCACGCTGGAACGCCTGCTCTTCGGCAGCACCGCCGCCCGCGCCGTGCGGCTGGCCCCCTGCGACGTGCTGGTGGTGAGGACGGAGCAGAATCGCGCGCCGAAGAAGTGA
- a CDS encoding S8 family serine peptidase, whose product MNTPRFGSLLLALAASFALIGIGCGSPSKTEAARAVPAAVSTAPAVQYTFYNPASEQDLRNDTVYGFLIVKTSATFRESLFESQGLKVAGRFTAKGFNYYHLQKDAGLMEAMDDLRKISGILYVEPDVRLTKDSGIVYDNPDPRALSEEYSLALTQCKQAWTTYGFGANRPTTVDIDTGVNFGHEDLTGIVTHAFSWYDLDNGGALIDGSDDPTVQPLDYLGTARTSTDGAGHGTHTAGTLAARGNNGKGVAGVCWNVDLVSYKGLSDAGSGGTWAIYGSLYHLIQWKAAHYPHTIAVNMSLGGSSASQFAIDMVEQCVENNVVIVASMGNTGQSLAQYPAGYAGVVAVGATNGQDKKVHFSTSGRNISVCAPGYDIISTYIGSTTEYESDSGTSMSAPFVTGLVNYMLTFAPDLNPAQIKTYLEANADFIEGATGYTEGTGWGRVNVLKTIAAVVADVNAHTTPASNYVNAPLKVKVLNTFQGSTSPFSGVATYLYQCDSAGAISNYVASSLTVAGSVTGEDGVAFFNLLRPGYYVVKTYYGSTAGSSSVFQVQAGQSIPVQTINYALPLYYIQTFPTAAGGTADDIITLYNAAGATLTTYDVGALDTLAVVLPSATYTIRITTYGGFYGEYALWMGPALHATPAPNTFATVNTGAGEVLGSQSHVKATPQAIGLNTLVYGKTTSGATAGDFYAVVIP is encoded by the coding sequence ATGAACACACCACGCTTCGGGAGCCTCCTTCTCGCACTCGCCGCCAGCTTTGCGCTGATCGGCATCGGATGCGGTTCCCCATCTAAGACGGAGGCGGCGCGCGCGGTTCCCGCCGCCGTCTCCACTGCGCCCGCCGTGCAATACACCTTCTACAACCCGGCCTCCGAACAGGACCTCCGAAACGACACCGTCTACGGCTTTCTCATCGTGAAGACCTCGGCCACCTTCCGGGAGTCGCTGTTCGAGAGCCAAGGGCTCAAGGTGGCGGGCCGGTTCACCGCGAAAGGGTTCAACTATTACCACCTCCAGAAGGATGCCGGGCTCATGGAAGCCATGGACGACCTTCGGAAGATCTCCGGCATCCTCTACGTCGAGCCGGACGTGAGGCTGACGAAGGATTCCGGAATCGTCTACGACAACCCCGATCCCCGCGCCCTCAGCGAGGAGTATTCCCTCGCCCTCACGCAGTGCAAGCAGGCCTGGACGACCTACGGCTTCGGCGCGAACCGGCCCACCACCGTGGACATCGATACCGGCGTGAATTTCGGCCATGAGGATCTGACCGGGATCGTGACGCACGCCTTCTCGTGGTACGACCTCGACAACGGCGGCGCGCTCATCGACGGGTCCGACGATCCCACGGTCCAGCCGCTGGATTACCTCGGGACCGCGCGGACGAGCACCGACGGCGCCGGTCACGGGACCCATACGGCCGGCACCCTCGCCGCCCGGGGCAACAACGGAAAGGGCGTCGCGGGCGTCTGTTGGAACGTGGATCTCGTTAGCTACAAGGGGCTCTCGGACGCCGGCTCGGGAGGCACGTGGGCCATCTACGGTTCGCTCTACCACTTGATCCAGTGGAAGGCGGCGCACTACCCCCACACCATCGCCGTCAACATGTCCCTGGGCGGAAGCAGCGCCTCCCAGTTCGCCATCGACATGGTGGAGCAGTGCGTCGAGAACAACGTCGTCATCGTCGCTTCGATGGGCAACACCGGTCAGAGCCTGGCCCAGTACCCGGCGGGCTACGCCGGCGTGGTCGCCGTGGGCGCCACCAACGGCCAGGACAAGAAAGTCCACTTCTCCACGTCCGGACGCAACATTTCCGTGTGCGCCCCCGGTTACGACATCATCTCCACCTATATCGGATCCACTACGGAGTACGAGTCCGACTCGGGGACCTCCATGTCGGCGCCCTTCGTGACGGGGCTGGTGAACTACATGCTCACCTTCGCTCCCGACCTGAATCCCGCCCAGATCAAGACCTATCTGGAAGCGAATGCCGACTTCATCGAAGGCGCGACGGGCTACACCGAAGGCACCGGCTGGGGGCGTGTCAACGTGCTGAAGACCATCGCCGCCGTGGTGGCCGATGTGAACGCGCACACCACGCCCGCGTCCAACTACGTCAATGCGCCCCTGAAGGTGAAGGTCCTGAATACCTTCCAGGGCTCCACCAGCCCCTTCTCCGGAGTGGCCACCTACCTCTACCAGTGCGATTCCGCCGGTGCCATTTCCAATTACGTGGCCAGCAGCCTGACGGTGGCGGGAAGCGTCACTGGCGAGGACGGCGTGGCCTTCTTCAATCTGCTTCGACCCGGCTACTACGTCGTCAAGACCTACTACGGGAGCACCGCAGGCAGCAGCAGCGTCTTCCAGGTCCAGGCGGGACAATCCATCCCCGTCCAGACCATCAACTACGCGCTGCCGCTGTACTACATCCAGACCTTCCCCACCGCCGCCGGCGGCACGGCGGACGACATCATCACCCTCTACAACGCGGCCGGCGCCACGCTCACCACCTACGACGTAGGCGCCCTCGACACCCTGGCGGTTGTCCTGCCGTCGGCCACCTACACCATCCGGATCACGACCTACGGGGGCTTCTACGGGGAATACGCCCTGTGGATGGGGCCGGCCCTTCACGCCACGCCCGCTCCCAACACGTTCGCGACGGTCAACACCGGCGCGGGAGAGGTTCTCGGGAGCCAGAGCCATGTGAAGGCCACGCCCCAGGCCATCGGCCTGAACACGCTGGTCTACGGCAAGACGACCTCCGGCGCCACGGCGGGGGATTTCTACGCCGTGGTCATTCCCTAG
- a CDS encoding pirin family protein: MRIKPVVSVVSGQPTRDGNGVPLVRLVPGQGQKGSGAFRTMDPFLLMDHFGPMVLPPGTDAGFPPHPHKGFQTLTYLIQGAFRHRDSTGGAGLLRPGGAQLMNAGAGIIHEEMPVPEHLETGGPIEGVQLWINLPRADKASAPGYTDLQPESMPWTPVADGRLRVLLGTWAGVTGPGRTPARIAYAHLELDEGGRFEHAIPAGWVAAIVPLRGNVRVADVAVPANSVALLGEGEALGLEALSDASVMLLAGEPLAEPIAHYGPFVMNVPEEIEQALADYQQGRWGSLD, encoded by the coding sequence ATGCGCATCAAGCCCGTGGTTTCCGTCGTGTCCGGCCAACCCACCCGGGACGGCAACGGCGTCCCCCTGGTCCGCCTCGTCCCGGGGCAGGGGCAGAAGGGCAGCGGCGCGTTCCGGACGATGGATCCCTTTCTCCTCATGGACCACTTCGGCCCCATGGTGCTGCCGCCGGGGACGGATGCGGGGTTTCCGCCCCATCCCCACAAGGGCTTCCAGACCCTCACCTACCTCATCCAGGGCGCTTTCCGCCACCGCGACAGCACGGGCGGCGCGGGCCTCCTCCGTCCGGGCGGCGCGCAGCTGATGAACGCCGGGGCGGGAATCATCCACGAGGAGATGCCCGTTCCGGAGCACCTGGAAACGGGCGGACCCATCGAGGGCGTGCAGTTGTGGATCAACCTTCCGCGGGCGGACAAGGCCTCCGCTCCCGGCTACACCGACCTCCAGCCGGAATCCATGCCGTGGACCCCCGTGGCGGATGGTCGATTGCGCGTGCTGCTGGGGACCTGGGCGGGCGTCACCGGCCCGGGCCGCACGCCCGCGCGGATCGCCTATGCCCACCTGGAACTGGATGAGGGCGGGCGCTTCGAGCATGCCATCCCGGCCGGCTGGGTGGCGGCCATCGTGCCCCTGCGGGGAAACGTGCGGGTGGCGGACGTGGCCGTGCCTGCCAACAGTGTCGCGCTCCTGGGCGAGGGAGAGGCGCTGGGGTTGGAGGCGCTTTCCGACGCCAGCGTGATGCTTCTGGCCGGCGAGCCGCTGGCGGAACCCATCGCCCACTACGGCCCCTTCGTGATGAACGTGCCGGAGGAAATCGAGCAGGCCCTTGCCGATTACCAGCAGGGCCGCTGGGGCAGTCTCGACTGA
- a CDS encoding methyl-accepting chemotaxis protein: MFRPAPRPSPDRLLVGDEAALVRDLGGLERVINRSAAGAARTSARIQTLAREIDQILVSTRSIQQTLVGLDDDISRAATAAEEGADATRRTADLTAQGRRESAEAVSTVRELQRQTGLTAEKLESLLGHIAQVSEVSQVIGEIADRTGLLSLNAAIEAAHAGEAGRGFAVVADEVRKLADRTSQQTEEIAALLEAIRRDLDPAREAMNRSVGLASETRTRVETVEERFSGIAELAASAAGNVVSIAQSAASQHGAARTLVEASASLLESTGTLKTEAEAVSREAFAVASFTEEGHRHLAPYDVGSQFHRALRLARDLSAVCTRILEAPVQEGRIRPDQLLALDYAEIRGAEIQGLAGFFGVRHVPPEGFQPPKFRTAYDALVERPLQEAFDAVLAQEPRLTFALAIDLNSYAASHNRRFTQDWTGRPEQDLAGNRAKRFFTDNRVLVRGARHGLGETAESLPDRAPRGDFRRVADLARPAAKTDDFLVQTYARDTGAIITVLTVPLYACGERYGATLLGWSDEG; this comes from the coding sequence ATGTTCCGTCCCGCTCCCAGGCCCTCCCCGGACCGCCTTCTCGTCGGCGATGAGGCGGCGCTCGTCCGGGATCTGGGAGGGCTGGAGCGGGTGATCAACCGGTCGGCCGCAGGTGCCGCGCGGACATCCGCCCGGATCCAGACCCTGGCGCGGGAAATCGACCAGATCCTCGTCAGCACCCGCTCGATCCAACAGACCCTGGTGGGCCTTGATGACGACATCTCCCGCGCGGCCACGGCGGCGGAAGAGGGCGCCGACGCCACCCGCCGGACCGCGGATCTGACGGCGCAGGGGCGGCGGGAAAGCGCCGAGGCCGTGTCCACCGTGCGGGAGCTGCAGCGCCAGACGGGGCTCACCGCCGAGAAACTGGAATCGCTGTTGGGCCACATTGCCCAGGTGAGCGAAGTCTCGCAGGTGATCGGCGAGATCGCGGATCGGACGGGGCTCCTCAGCCTGAACGCCGCCATCGAGGCCGCCCACGCGGGTGAGGCGGGCCGCGGCTTTGCCGTGGTGGCCGACGAGGTGCGCAAACTGGCGGATCGCACTTCCCAGCAGACCGAAGAGATCGCCGCGCTGCTGGAGGCCATCCGGCGGGACCTGGACCCTGCGCGGGAGGCCATGAACCGCAGCGTGGGCTTGGCTTCCGAGACGCGGACGCGCGTGGAGACCGTGGAAGAGCGGTTTTCCGGAATCGCAGAGCTGGCGGCCTCGGCCGCGGGAAACGTGGTGAGCATCGCGCAATCCGCCGCCAGCCAGCACGGGGCCGCCCGCACCCTGGTGGAAGCCTCTGCCAGCCTCCTGGAGTCCACCGGCACGTTGAAAACCGAGGCGGAAGCCGTGTCCCGGGAGGCGTTCGCCGTGGCCTCCTTCACGGAAGAGGGCCATCGCCACCTCGCGCCCTACGACGTCGGTTCCCAGTTCCACCGTGCCCTCCGCCTAGCGCGCGACCTCTCGGCGGTGTGCACCCGCATCCTGGAAGCCCCCGTCCAGGAAGGGCGGATCCGTCCCGATCAGCTCCTGGCGCTGGACTACGCCGAGATCCGCGGGGCGGAGATCCAGGGCCTGGCGGGATTCTTCGGGGTGCGGCACGTGCCGCCCGAGGGCTTCCAGCCTCCGAAGTTCCGCACCGCCTACGATGCGCTGGTGGAACGGCCTCTGCAGGAAGCCTTCGACGCGGTGCTGGCGCAGGAGCCCCGCCTGACCTTCGCCCTGGCCATCGACCTCAACAGTTACGCGGCCTCCCACAACCGGCGCTTCACCCAGGATTGGACCGGACGGCCCGAGCAGGACCTTGCGGGCAATCGCGCGAAGCGCTTCTTCACCGACAACCGCGTGCTGGTGCGGGGGGCGCGCCACGGCCTGGGCGAAACCGCGGAATCCTTGCCCGATCGCGCACCTCGCGGAGACTTCCGTCGCGTCGCCGACCTGGCCCGCCCGGCTGCGAAGACGGACGACTTCCTCGTGCAGACCTACGCCCGCGACACCGGCGCGATCATCACCGTGCTGACCGTCCCCCTCTACGCCTGCGGCGAACGGTACGGCGCGACGCTTCTGGGGTGGTCGGACGAGGGCTAG
- a CDS encoding cadherin-like beta sandwich domain-containing protein yields the protein MTGCHSSSHPAKDADARLSALAVSAGMLTPAFDASVTSYSLTVAASVTSTTVTPTVQSSRSTVTVKGTGVASGSASGALALIVGDNLIPVVVTAESGATKTYTVNVKVVQDADASMVGLSPSTGLLTPAFDSDVHAYTVDLYSGPSSLTIRPMLASAKATVTVNGVPVASGATSAAIPLSVGQTPIQVVVTAENGSSVTTTVTVIKRTPSTPVWVLDSSNGSPVPGTMLSVLDSAGKMLESCIPVGAKGTVTLGLDPTKKYILRAKGTGSAQASFVNFDPSKESSANLYCHPLGMINFPAEAPQITQLSYSADGTTWTPVSNNQITDTLAHIAYLKVTAIGKAGISSTAWSGFGIGTNVDRPAWAWDYVPASAIDENSVATQVEGLPYYQSTSEFALTLNNFLAGNSHYIDVVAYDVANNRTEQRVYITVNDAVTYAADPDISAVAPSAMIVQLGTYGLTRDVFAVTPVDQKNITYSAIIQFNVGSGASAPGIRGFEVYRSADGTNFKKVVTNLYGTLYKGSSGVYSCYDLDPSLQEGVTYTYKVKAFNGNLTSNGGYTPESVLVAAQYLPPYTVSLAAPATYAVSQSRQPTFKFGISNPALFDPAVSDYFRFYLFIKDKVGTSIYGQAYRYNFLTAKFEKLVGASYVDATSEVSISADHATVSIIYPNATTLMPGITYEWSIFGTKGSASYSTSDASSFLKYYGTDTAGRALSYGSTYEKSYGAINGFFTLTIDPNAQ from the coding sequence ATGACGGGATGCCACTCGAGTTCCCATCCAGCCAAGGATGCGGACGCGAGATTGTCCGCCCTGGCGGTATCGGCGGGGATGCTGACTCCCGCCTTCGACGCCTCCGTCACCTCGTACTCCCTGACCGTGGCCGCCTCGGTGACCAGCACGACGGTCACGCCCACCGTCCAGAGTTCGCGGTCGACGGTAACGGTGAAGGGAACGGGCGTCGCCAGCGGTTCCGCATCGGGCGCCCTGGCGCTGATCGTGGGGGACAACCTCATTCCGGTGGTGGTCACCGCCGAAAGCGGCGCGACGAAGACCTATACGGTCAACGTGAAGGTCGTCCAGGACGCCGACGCCAGCATGGTGGGGCTATCTCCGTCGACCGGCCTCCTGACGCCGGCCTTCGACTCCGATGTGCACGCCTACACCGTGGATCTCTATTCGGGCCCCTCCAGCCTCACGATCCGGCCGATGCTGGCCAGCGCGAAGGCGACCGTGACGGTGAACGGCGTTCCCGTCGCCAGCGGCGCCACTTCCGCCGCGATTCCCTTGTCCGTGGGCCAGACACCGATCCAGGTCGTGGTGACTGCCGAAAACGGTTCCAGCGTGACGACGACGGTCACCGTCATCAAGCGGACGCCCTCCACCCCCGTCTGGGTGCTGGACTCCTCCAACGGCAGTCCGGTCCCCGGCACCATGCTGAGCGTGCTGGATTCCGCGGGAAAGATGCTGGAGAGCTGCATTCCCGTGGGCGCCAAGGGCACCGTGACCCTCGGGCTCGATCCCACCAAGAAATACATCCTTCGCGCCAAGGGGACGGGTTCCGCCCAGGCCTCCTTCGTGAATTTCGACCCCAGTAAGGAATCCTCCGCGAACCTCTACTGCCACCCCCTGGGCATGATCAACTTCCCCGCGGAGGCGCCCCAGATCACCCAGCTCTCGTACAGCGCCGACGGAACCACCTGGACGCCGGTCTCCAACAACCAGATCACCGACACCCTGGCGCACATCGCGTACCTGAAGGTGACGGCCATCGGAAAGGCCGGGATCAGTTCCACGGCCTGGTCCGGATTCGGGATCGGCACCAACGTCGATCGCCCTGCCTGGGCGTGGGATTACGTGCCCGCCTCCGCGATCGATGAGAATTCCGTCGCCACCCAGGTGGAGGGCCTCCCCTACTACCAGAGCACCTCCGAATTCGCGCTCACCCTCAACAACTTCCTTGCGGGGAACTCCCACTACATCGACGTGGTGGCCTACGACGTGGCGAACAACCGCACCGAGCAGCGGGTCTACATCACCGTGAATGACGCCGTGACCTACGCGGCCGATCCCGACATCTCGGCGGTGGCGCCCTCGGCCATGATCGTCCAGCTCGGGACCTACGGCCTCACCCGCGACGTCTTTGCCGTCACGCCCGTCGACCAGAAGAACATCACCTACTCCGCGATCATCCAGTTCAACGTGGGTTCCGGCGCCTCGGCTCCGGGCATCCGCGGATTCGAGGTCTACCGTTCCGCGGACGGGACGAACTTCAAGAAAGTGGTGACGAACCTGTACGGCACCCTCTACAAGGGCAGCAGCGGCGTCTACAGCTGCTATGACCTGGATCCCTCCCTGCAGGAGGGCGTCACCTACACCTACAAAGTCAAAGCCTTCAACGGGAACCTGACCAGCAACGGCGGTTATACGCCGGAATCGGTGCTCGTGGCGGCCCAGTATCTGCCGCCCTACACCGTAAGCCTCGCCGCGCCGGCCACCTACGCCGTCAGCCAGAGCCGGCAGCCCACCTTCAAGTTCGGGATCTCCAATCCGGCCCTCTTCGATCCGGCGGTCTCCGATTACTTCCGCTTCTACCTCTTCATCAAGGACAAGGTGGGCACCTCGATCTATGGCCAGGCCTACCGCTACAACTTCCTGACCGCGAAATTCGAAAAGCTGGTGGGCGCCAGCTATGTGGACGCGACTTCCGAAGTGTCCATCAGCGCCGATCACGCGACCGTCAGCATCATCTACCCGAATGCCACTACCCTCATGCCCGGCATCACCTACGAGTGGAGCATCTTCGGCACGAAGGGGAGCGCCAGCTATTCCACCTCCGACGCGTCCTCCTTCCTGAAGTACTACGGGACGGATACCGCGGGACGGGCCCTGTCGTACGGCAGCACGTACGAGAAGAGCTACGGCGCCATCAACGGCTTCTTCACGCTGACCATCGATCCCAATGCCCAGTAG
- a CDS encoding replication-associated recombination protein A, producing MSHAPLPERLRPTTLDEVVGQEHLLGPKGGLTRLTAGGRLPSMVLWGPPGTGKTTLARILAEATGHTFREFSGVGGSAAELKKFLQESRDMPLFRGVPPVVFLDEIHRFNRAQQDILLPFLERGEAVLIGATTENPAFYLNPALRSRCQLIALKGLEPAHIQRVLARAWAKERDGEPEPPEVFEWLSHWAGGDLRAALSGLETWMEMPDADLESLQGALGGRMMFDRADGHYDLASAFQKSLRGSDADAALYYLSRMIRGGEDPRFIARRLMVCAAEDVGNADPQAFILAEAASRAVEQIGWPEARIPLAQAVIYVANAAKSNATVMGIDAALAAEDAPIPEAIRDSHTSTARKAGMGTGYHYSHNDYDREQAFLPDRLRSQAFYEPRRPQERSWRDRQEPEAAALAGRWETWIEEHPEGGELPLEAWSAELACSREALARAVAKLAQGKFSLARKLEAKPL from the coding sequence ATGTCCCACGCCCCCCTTCCCGAGCGCCTGCGCCCCACGACCCTCGACGAGGTGGTGGGCCAGGAGCACCTGCTCGGCCCCAAAGGAGGGCTGACCCGCCTCACCGCCGGGGGCCGCCTCCCATCCATGGTGCTGTGGGGACCGCCCGGAACGGGCAAGACCACGCTGGCCCGCATCCTGGCGGAGGCCACGGGTCACACCTTTCGGGAATTCTCGGGCGTCGGCGGGAGCGCGGCGGAACTGAAGAAGTTCCTCCAGGAAAGCCGGGACATGCCCCTATTCCGGGGCGTCCCGCCGGTCGTATTCCTGGATGAGATCCACCGCTTCAACCGCGCCCAACAGGACATCCTGCTGCCCTTCCTGGAGCGCGGCGAAGCCGTCCTCATCGGGGCCACCACGGAGAACCCGGCGTTCTACCTGAATCCCGCGCTCCGCAGCCGCTGCCAGCTCATCGCCCTCAAGGGCCTGGAGCCCGCCCACATCCAGCGCGTGCTCGCGCGGGCCTGGGCGAAGGAACGGGACGGCGAGCCGGAACCGCCCGAGGTCTTCGAATGGCTGTCCCACTGGGCGGGGGGCGACCTCCGGGCCGCGCTGTCCGGGTTGGAGACCTGGATGGAAATGCCGGATGCGGACCTGGAATCTCTCCAGGGCGCCCTGGGCGGCCGGATGATGTTCGACCGCGCCGATGGCCACTACGACTTGGCCAGCGCGTTCCAGAAGAGCCTGCGGGGCTCCGACGCCGACGCCGCGCTCTACTACCTCAGCCGCATGATCCGCGGCGGGGAGGATCCCCGCTTCATCGCCCGCCGCCTGATGGTGTGCGCCGCCGAGGACGTCGGGAACGCCGATCCCCAGGCCTTCATCCTGGCGGAAGCCGCCAGCCGCGCGGTGGAGCAGATCGGGTGGCCCGAGGCCCGCATCCCCCTGGCCCAGGCGGTCATCTACGTGGCCAACGCCGCCAAGAGCAACGCCACCGTCATGGGCATCGACGCCGCCCTCGCCGCGGAGGACGCCCCCATTCCCGAAGCCATCCGCGACTCGCACACCTCCACCGCCCGGAAGGCGGGCATGGGCACGGGCTACCACTACTCCCACAACGACTACGACCGCGAACAGGCCTTCCTCCCCGACCGCCTGCGGAGCCAGGCCTTCTACGAGCCCCGCAGGCCCCAGGAGCGCAGTTGGCGCGATCGCCAGGAGCCCGAGGCGGCGGCCCTCGCTGGGCGATGGGAAACGTGGATCGAGGAGCACCCCGAAGGGGGCGAGTTGCCACTGGAAGCCTGGAGCGCCGAGCTGGCCTGCAGCCGCGAAGCCCTTGCCCGCGCCGTGGCCAAACTGGCGCAGGGGAAGTTCAGCCTGGCGCGGAAGCTGGAAGCGAAGCCGCTGTGA